Within Lolium rigidum isolate FL_2022 chromosome 5, APGP_CSIRO_Lrig_0.1, whole genome shotgun sequence, the genomic segment ttaactacatataagctcatgttcattcagttgttcctgttcattgcatatactcattgtaTCTTATGTGCTCTCCTATGCatactgaagatcagtgaatgcagaaGTAATAAGATAttaaatattgggtttgttgacccatatAAAATACATGAAGGCATGGTAAGGGATAAAAacgaagaaacggggggaaacctactaaggtttataggggagcaacatttctgtgattcaatactgtttccttacaactacaagTGAGAGTCTTACTGATCTGTTGTGCACAtttaatttttcttactcgatgttaagtgtaattcatgacgtatatatataaacatgtgcagtttTCACTAGATTCTGctagacattcaagttgataatggaatagttgaagtaagggacccattgAGTAGAGGCGTGGAAGGGTTCCCCGACTGGCAACGcatgctccagaggtaatttcaaccaTTAATGACactctatatctttcgtgagatatcaattaattatccacttatTTAATCATTCTTTTGTCTGGCAGGGTTTGGAGAGCTTTCAAGAAGCATCATAAGGAGGATGGTAACTTcacagagaagctaacatttactcatgTACCGTGCGTCCAGCAGCCACAGGAGACGAATCTATgtcgatactacgtttgcgagtccattcgcatgttaaccacggaGAAGCACAACAATAatagattcaacgtaagcaataacattcacaactttaatttattatcgtcaatatttcgttatgaagattgatatagtcatattcatctcattttcctatataggtcgacttcatgcgagaGAAGCTCCAACCACATGAACACCTACAAGGAATTACGGAGGAAGTGGCGGGACTTCTGATGAGAGAAGTAACAGACGAcaacggcttgtttagtccaaataggcgcATCAAATGATCCCCGTGTAATAGTTAGAATAGACgacggtctttagtcccggtagtcgtgagctccatgtatatgtaaggggaatctacgaatagactttgcttccaatatttgtttgctcgatttatatataatgaatgaaagtGTAAAACttgtagtagcgtacaaatatatgcaacttttattttaaaataaaaaatgaaatacaaggggggcggtggcgggggggtgctgcacccctcaaaccctaaagcagcagcgttcagcgcgccacgtagagggccttttgtcgcgggctgtaTTACCACCCGCAACAAAAGGGGGTGTCCCCTGCGcggcccgcggctgccacgtggtggaccttatgccgcgggtggtaagcgacccgatgtaagagcaagatccatatcccgtgttttgtgtgtttgataacaacactcgaatgaatttaaccgtgtgcaaagtttgtctttgatagatttgcaaagtgtacagtgccctcgctgaacacattgTGGTcgaaagactgaagcgtagttcttaggttttctggttttgtgtgtgtcgcgaggtaacaaggtaggagaggaaaagaggaaaaagcagtttcagccatagcggtactaccggtaccaagagcggtagtacagctaccctactggtaccgctctgtagtaccgctctggaggtTTCTCACGCAAATTCCTCATAGAAcaggttacggtacctttacggtacctcaagcggtagtacctcttgagagcggtagtaccgcacatGGTACCGCTTACGTACCGTAACTTAGGTTACGACAATACCGCTGCGGTACCGCTTGGTATCCAGTATGCTctggaggccattgcggtacctcgggcggtaccgcaagcggtagtaccgctatctgTCCACGTCGACAAGTTCAGTGGGGATTTCGAACCcagagtggtagtaccgcttacccaaagcggtagtacctcttaggcagaaactgcacataacggttggatttggggacacctatataaaggcatcttcttctcctgctcgtttttagctcttctctctctcctccattgttgctgagctcaaactgagtggatctccctccctacccaatcaatcttgctcatactttgaggagtggtggaggagaccccgatctatcattctaccgagagaaatttcaccaattcgtggtagtccttagtggatcttggtggtagggttcctatggtgggatcttggaagaagtgcacctatggaggctagcttggtgctgtgctagccccataggttgttgggagcctccttgcgttgtggagctcgccccaaccttgtgaaggaatcaccgcctcgaccggtgccatagtggagaagggggagcaccttcgtggagctctctcgaggaagaaggtgaggccttcgttcgtggtgtggccgcctagcctcttgtgtgaggctagcacctcctcaacgcagacgtactcccttttgtgggaggaactgcgggaaacaaacctcgcctcgtctccgcgccctccggttgtcctgcTCCTTACTTTTACTATCTTgcttggttcctttacttgttgcacttgtctacgatcatactaggatcaccatgagcatcaaagctatcacctttacttccgttgcactaaaaattgaaaaggctaaaacttgacgtagcgcccattcccccccccctctctcttgttcgctacgatccattcacctgCGACAAAAGGTTGGGACTTTTGTCATGtctccgttgtcgcggctggccgcccgcgacaaaagggtctcaCGACCCGCAACATAAGgcatgttttccactagtgtgggaAAATTATTCGATAGTTCATCACGTTCATACATAGATAATAGATAGGGATTTTACAAAATTTTGCGATCCtgatggatcgcgacttctacgaACCGACCTAGTATTCGAGGATGACGACTATCAATTTCGCGGCGGCCTCCCGCGCCTCCatctccttcacggcggcgatggcctgcGCCGCCTCGTCTTCCTCCGCCCGAGCCTTGTTGGCGGCATCCTTCATGGACGCGGCCACCGCCTGCAAGTAGAGGAGGTAttccccctcctccgcctcctcttcctcctcgccggctcgtGGCGCTCCTCCGCCGCTAGTGCTCCCAATCCGCGCCTCCCATGCCGCCTTCGACCGGCGCTGCTGCTCCCAATCCACGCGCCATTTGTCGAAATcgtcgccgctcatcggcttgagcggcggatcggCCTTGTAGTAGCGCATGCCCACCGCGAACTCGCGGAGCTTCGGCGGCACGTAGAGGGTGCTGGCGTACCTGCACGCCGCACGCCGACTCCCGGCGGCGGAGAGCTTGTActggcgccgccacgcctcctcgagcgtgtccggcgagcgggatcgcttccatCCGAAGGCGAGCGACGCGCTACTGCTCCTTCGTGCGGACATGGCCGGCGGCGGGGCTAATGTTGCGGCGTGCGGCATGGAATTTCTCACCGGAGCGTgtgcggggaggcggcggcgcacgatggagctagggtttcgagTGAGGGGTTGGACCCCTCCCACCTACACCCTATATTTGTAGATGGCGGCGGTGTGGTTTTGATGGGGGCCGTATTCCGCCGATGCGGGCCGGCCGaaaacggggcctgctagacggcccaaactgcGCTCACCCCCTTTCCCACCGGAATTATACGGGGTGAGCGCGTTTTGAGAGGTCTGTTAGACATACTCTTATTTGGTGTGTTACATtaaatttttgccaacatggaatACATGATACTTATGATACTCCTCTATTGTGGCTAGTCTAACCAATTTATATACGGCTGGCAAAGGCTGCCACGGGCATTGAATAACCACTACTCGAATCGAAGGCTGTTTAATTTGCAGAACTGAGAGTTAACTGAGCCCAATTTACCGACCTTGAGGTTCATGCAGATGTCGATCTGCATGTGCTTGTagacaggggcggagccaggatttaggTATATGGGAGGCGAGCCACTAATGAAACcaaaaaaaatcccaaaaaaaTTGCCCAAACTACCAAACAAATTTATACTcaaatatctttgaagaaaacAATTCCAAGTGTGACAATAATAGGTAACAATGGTGAACAAATCCATATACGGCACCATGTAGACGAGGCTGATAATCAAACCACTCTAATATATGACATCAGAAAGTTAAATGTATATGAATGAAAGTAACCATTGGTATCTAAATCATATGTTTTTTTCTAATATTTATACGAGCTTGGATGTCAAATTGGCTTAAAGGAGCACTTAAATTGGCCCAGCACTCAAATTGGCTTGATAGCTACGAATACACAATCGAATAgaaattaattaattaatgttATATAAGGAGTAGTGTCCAATGTTGCTAGATTACATACTTGGAAATAACTAAATCAGGGCCACGCTCGTCCACTCCACAAGGTTGAAGGGGATTCGTTAGCAATAGCAGAAAAGTTCCAGGCAATTCTGATATGCGCATGCCCATACCGTAGATATCGGCGAGGCCGAGCGACGGAAAACAATCAACAATTAACTGGGACGCAATAGGCGCCTCTCGCCGGCGACATCAGCGACTCAGCGAGCGACAGCAGGAATTGCACGGCGAGCGGCGGCAGCCGCAAACGCGCTAGCGGTGAGACAAAGATATAGTGGCGGCAGGTAGGCAGCTTTGACCTTTGATAACGATCGAGGAAACAAACTGCAACCCATAGGCTGCATCCACGATCAGGAAACGATCGGAACTGTAAACTGTAGCCTAACAATTACATGGGCTGTTGGGTATTTGGGCTTCTTGCTTCGGTGTGCAGTTTTCTAATTAATCGATAATGGGCTAATCAAGTGATTACTTCTAGCCATTGGCTCTATACGGTAATATAGTACAGTACTACGTACTGCAAATCCATAGGGGGGGCAGGCAAACCATTGgggggggtctagcccctgctcgcccccctGCCTCCGCCCCTGCTTGTAGACGGGCGTGTACATCTCCAAACATGTCTTTTTTATTGGCGCGAAGCGGTGCGGCTGCACATGAACCTTCCGGTACTGAGGCCTCCAGCCGTCAATTAAACCATCTCCAACGGACAAGCAACGTAGGTGACCGTTTACGTCCAACGGGCAAGCAACGTAAGTGACCGTTTACGTCCATGCGGTTGAAAAATCGTTAGGATCTAGGTGCAACAGCATGACGTATGCATAGTTAGGGGGCTATTCGTGAAGATGTAAACGTGATCCAAATATGGGTCTTAGATGCGTTTTTGCGACGCTTCACGATCGCGCCGAGCGTCCACTCATGTATGGCGAACGTTTCGTCGGTCCCACCTGGCAGCGATTCTAGTTCGATGCCTCGTCGCAGACGCGCTAGTACATGCATCGAGGTGTCGCTTCAGCAGTCTGCGCcatgttaatggcgatgcctcgcctgccgagcggGCGCCGTCCACGACTGCCAACGAGTAAAGGCAATGTCACGCGTGGTGCGCCCCTTAGCTGCTTCCGGCGTATATAAAGAGCGacgcgcatctcatctcctcccaaaCAAATATACACAATGTAGTAAAAAAGTTATGCTGAACTGAAAAGTTTGAGGTTAATATGTTGTTCTATCCGAGAGATTTTTTTAATGAATTTTACATTTACTTATATCTCTTattccattttttttgtttttgtgtaggccacatgcTATAAGCTTTCCCCTCTGAATTTTTTTGTTTCTCATCAAATGTCTAGTCATACTCTCTTGCTCAACAAGTCAATAGTACTGGAGTTGATTGAAATCCATGTCGAAGCTGAAATTGTCAACAGCAGTGGCACTCAGCAATCTCCATTCCTGAGTATTATTGGCTTGTCCGGTATTTGCAGTGACGCGGTCGTTGGCGAGATTGGCGGTCGCCACCGACGGTGCATGCTGCCGGGCCGCCGTTTGACCATTGCCGGGGGTATTGAGGGGCCGGCGATCGAAGGATCTCAGCGTCCCCGTGCTGATGTACACCCGGCAGACGCTGAATTCGTTCCTCAGCTGCATAGAAACCAAGGAAAATCAACGTGCAAATTATTAAGCTACCGATTGCACGAAGAGCATCAAAGCCAGCGACTAATTAATTAATTAGTTACCCTGAGAGGTGCCGCTGTCTGGTGTCCGGCCGTCGCGTTGCggtcgtcttcttcgtcgtcggcGACGGCCTTGTACTCGTTCATCTTCCACGTGGTCTTGGAGCCCGCGGGTGCTCGGCCTTGGTAGAAGACCATGGTCCTCTTGACCCCGATGACCTTGCTGCTTGCCGAACAAGAGGAGGAGAAGACGTAGGACGGAGAGCCCGTGGCCTTCCAGTAACCCGACGGCGTGGTgcgcgccggccggccgccgcgcaTCTCTCTCTCCGCGCGCGGGCAGAAGAAGAACCACTGCTCGGCGTCGCGCACATTCGCCTCCCCCGCCATAGCTGCGAATGTGCACATATTTTAAATACAAAACCCCAATTAAGTTCTGCTATATGGTTCACGTCGACGACGATGAGCTTACTTGGGAGGTGGGAAGGGTGGTGGCTGTAGACGTCGACGACGGGGATAACGCGGTGGACGTTCGGCCCGGTGGTGCCGGCGAGGTGGTGACGGAGATAGAAGCCCAGAAGCTCGTCCTCCGTGGGGTAGAATCGGAAACCCGGCGTGGCGGCAAACAGATCGCCACTACCAGTTGTCATCGATCACTGCAAGTTCGTAATCAGATGTTTCTGTTCGATCGTATTCGATCTTGTTAACTGCAACTATATATGGAGAGAGAGCGCAGACCAAAAGCAGGAATGATGTTTCCAGCAATCTAGCTATGCAAGTATGCATATATACTTATATAGTGCTAGCTGAATGATCCATCATGTGCACCGACTTCACAAGCGAGAGGTTG encodes:
- the LOC124656250 gene encoding NAC domain-containing protein 90-like: MTTGSGDLFAATPGFRFYPTEDELLGFYLRHHLAGTTGPNVHRVIPVVDVYSHHPSHLPTMAGEANVRDAEQWFFFCPRAEREMRGGRPARTTPSGYWKATGSPSYVFSSSCSASSKVIGVKRTMVFYQGRAPAGSKTTWKMNEYKAVADDEEDDRNATAGHQTAAPLRLRNEFSVCRVYISTGTLRSFDRRPLNTPGNGQTAARQHAPSVATANLANDRVTANTGQANNTQEWRLLSATAVDNFSFDMDFNQLQYY